The following are encoded together in the Pseudomonadota bacterium genome:
- a CDS encoding SPFH domain-containing protein: protein MGILLDVVSYQDPSGQEIVHCVPEGGSADIKWGAQLVVQETQSAVFFRDGRALDVFGAGRHTLTTQNLPILSGLLKLVSGGATPFQAQVYFVNQKVFQDLKWGTPQPIDLTDPDLGWVSLRAFGSFSIRVNDPQLFINTLVGTQGFYDTDQLNSFLKGSIRTHLNNLFGESFQSYAKIRANFEALAAAMKLKVKDDFGKYGIELRDFFIQDISVPPEVQEAFKERARMGALGDMNKYTQYQAAQAMRDMAQNQGAGGAGMGMGAGIGFGAMIPQMMQNANNAAQQQAAPAAPAPAAAPAPAAPAAPAGVACPSCQAAVPAGGKFCMNCGHKMQAECPSCHTAATPGAKFCVSCGTKIE from the coding sequence ATGGGTATCCTTCTCGACGTTGTAAGCTATCAAGATCCGAGCGGTCAGGAGATCGTGCACTGCGTGCCTGAGGGCGGCTCGGCCGACATCAAGTGGGGCGCCCAGCTCGTGGTGCAGGAGACCCAGAGCGCGGTGTTCTTCAGAGACGGCCGGGCCCTCGACGTGTTCGGGGCGGGACGGCACACCCTCACGACGCAGAACCTGCCCATCCTCTCGGGGCTGCTCAAGCTCGTGTCGGGCGGCGCCACCCCCTTCCAGGCCCAGGTGTACTTCGTCAACCAGAAGGTCTTCCAAGACCTGAAGTGGGGCACGCCGCAGCCCATCGATCTCACCGACCCCGATCTCGGCTGGGTGAGCCTGCGCGCCTTTGGCAGCTTCTCTATCCGGGTGAACGACCCGCAGCTGTTCATCAACACCCTCGTGGGAACCCAGGGGTTCTACGACACCGACCAGCTGAACTCGTTCCTCAAGGGCTCCATTCGCACGCATCTGAACAACCTGTTCGGCGAGAGCTTCCAGAGCTACGCCAAGATCCGCGCCAACTTCGAGGCCCTGGCCGCAGCCATGAAGCTGAAGGTGAAAGACGACTTCGGCAAGTACGGCATCGAGCTGCGCGACTTCTTCATCCAAGACATCTCGGTGCCCCCCGAGGTTCAGGAGGCCTTCAAGGAGCGCGCCCGCATGGGGGCGCTCGGCGACATGAACAAGTATACCCAGTACCAGGCAGCCCAGGCGATGCGCGACATGGCCCAGAACCAGGGGGCCGGCGGCGCGGGCATGGGCATGGGGGCGGGCATCGGCTTCGGCGCCATGATCCCCCAGATGATGCAGAATGCGAACAACGCCGCGCAGCAGCAGGCGGCACCCGCCGCCCCCGCGCCCGCGGCAGCGCCCGCACCGGCCGCACCAGCCGCGCCTGCGGGGGTTGCGTGCCCCTCGTGCCAGGCGGCGGTCCCCGCGGGGGGAAAGTTCTGCATGAACTGTGGCCACAAGATGCAGGCCG